In Cucurbita pepo subsp. pepo cultivar mu-cu-16 chromosome LG04, ASM280686v2, whole genome shotgun sequence, the following are encoded in one genomic region:
- the LOC111793664 gene encoding AP2/ERF and B3 domain-containing transcription factor At1g50680-like, whose amino-acid sequence MKQKWPNTISETRVNAIAEGSESSCITCPFPANGCSKQGRSLTSKFKGVVPQQNGHWGAQIYANHQRIWLGTFKSENEAAMAYDSAAIRIRSGDCHRNFPWTKVTIEEPNFQTLYTTEALLNMLKDGSYTTKFAEYLRDRSESAQTSAGPSAANINNNEGTIKQLFQKELTPSDVGKLNRLVIPKKYAVKYFPHVSASTIENVERVDDDRDVQLIFFDKTMRQWKFRYCYWKSSQSYVFTRGWNRFVKEKQLKANDTIAFYLCEAAKTNDAKTTFCVVDVKNRNGASSVENEAEELLSPKNKDDGLKGDAEVEGFKLFGVHIK is encoded by the coding sequence ATGAAACAGAAGTGGCCAAATACGATTTCAGAAACCAGGGTGAATGCAATTGCAGAAGGTTCAGAATCAAGCTGCATCACTTGCCCATTCCCTGCAAATGGGTGCAGTAAGCAAGGAAGGAGTTTAACCTCAAAATTCAAGGGTGTTGTGCCTCAACAAAACGGCCACTGGGGTGCTCAAATTTACGCCAATCATCAGCGCATTTGGCTTGGGACATTCAAGTCAGAAAACGAGGCAGCCATGGCTTATGATAGTGCAGCTATCAGAATCAGGAGTGGAGATTGTCATAGAAACTTTCCTTGGACCAAAGTCACAATTGAAGAGCCAAACTTTCAGACACTTTACACTACAGAAGCTTTGCTTAATATGTTAAAGGACGGTTCTTACACAACCAAATTTGCTGAGTATTTGAGGGACCGTTCTGAAAGTGCACAAACATCAGCCGGCCCCTCTGCtgcaaatataaataacaatGAAGGGACTATTAAGCAACTTTTTCAAAAGGAGCTAACACCGAGCGATGTTGGTAAGTTGAACAGATTGGTCATCCCAAAGAAATATGCTGTTAAATACTTTCCTCACGTATCAGCTAGCACAATAGAAAACGTAGAACGTGTCGATGACGATCGTGATGTGCAGCTGATATTTTTTGACAAAACAATGAGACAATGGAAATTTCGATACTGTTACTGGAAAAGCAGCCAGAGCTATGTGTTCACACGTGGTTGGAATCGATTTGTGAAGGAAAAACAACTGAAAGCTAATGACACAATAGCTTTCTACTTGTGTGAAGCAGCAAAGACAAATGATGCTAAAACTACATTCTGTGTGGTAGATGTTAAAAATCGTAATGGTGCCAGCTCGGTCGAGAATGAAGCTGAAGAATTGTTATCGCCTAAGAACAAAGACGATGGACTAAAAGGCGATGCTGAAGTTGAGGGGTTCAAATTGTTTGGAGTGCATATTAAGTGA
- the LOC111792570 gene encoding cytochrome c oxidase assembly factor 6: MALGTDPSGGSEEVHTDVLAEFRQACYKARDAFYACVEKESDKKPTEIASVGLLYPAECKASRAEFVKLCRASWVKHFDRKFCQNSRVQRLLDDKDSRRGPLVLPQPYTFKPTS, from the exons ATGGCTCTCGGAACTGATCCGTCTGGAGGCTCGGAAGAAGTTCACACCGATGTTCTAGCGGAATTCAGACAAGCTTGCTACAAG GCTCGCGATGCTTTTTATGCTTGTGTGGAGAAGGAATCAGACAAGAAGCCCACTGAAATTGCTTCTGTTGGCCTTCTTTATCCCGCTGAGTGTAAAGCCTCCAGGGCTGAGTTTGTCAAACTTTGTAGGGCTTCTTGG GTGAAGCATTTTGATAGGAAGTTTTGTCAGAACAGTAGGGTTCAAAGACTCTTGGATGACAAAGATTCGAGGAGAGGCCCTTTGGTACTTCCGCAGCCTTACACTTTCAAGCCCACTAGTTGA
- the LOC111794087 gene encoding transcription factor bHLH66-like has translation MQPCSREMQTLNSLLNNSLQDLHGDDHHLNPPPEKIPGSQLHHFDPVAAASHDDFLEQMLHTIPSCSWPDLNPSNPKSPWDINPINKPSRDISDTSPAAKAAVMLQQQLLLSRGISSVPDHGLPPMPLSLSNADLDRSHNDIVDRSCFRPPNSGGGIQSHSFGAQGNMMNQAPDGGSGGISPSQPKQKVRARRGQATDPHSIAERLRRERIAERMKALQELVPNANKTDKASMLDEIIDYVKFLQLQVKVLSMSRLGGAAAVAPLVADVSAEGGGECMQGGRSSNGSGGNQTASSNDSVTVTEQQVARLMEKDMGSAMQYLQGKGLCLMPISLATAISTSTCPSRNPIINGSAGHPMMGSNGEGPSSPSMSVLTVQSTSMGNGSVKDAASD, from the exons ATGCAGCCCTGTAGCAGAGAAATGCAAACCCTCAACTCTCTTTTAAACAACTCTCTTCAGGATCTCCACGGTGACGACCACCACCTGAATCCGCCGCCGGAGAAGATTCCGGGGTCTCAGCTCCACCATTTCGATCCGGTGGCCGCTGCCTCTCACGATGACTTCCTCGAGCAAATGCTTCATACAATCCCATCCTGTTCGTGGCCGGACCTCAACCCTTCAAACCCTAAATCCCCGTGGGACATTAACCCCATCAATAAGCCATCCAGAGATATCTCCGACACCTCTCCCGCTGCAAAGGCTGCCGTTATGCTCCAGCAACAGCTTCTATTGTCCAGAGGCATATCCTCTGTCCCCGATCATGGCCTCCCCCCTATGCCTCTCTCCCTTAGTAATGCCGATTTGGACCGCTCCCACAACGACATCGTCGACAGATCCTGCTTCCGGCCACCAAACTCG GGAGGTGGTATTCAATCGCATAGTTTCGGAGCTCAAGGAAACATGATGAATCAAGCTCCAGACGGTGGGTCCGGCGGAATTTCTCCATCTCAGCCGAAGCAGAAAGTCAGAGCTCGCAGGGGGCAAGCTACAGACCCCCACAGTATCGCGGAAAGG CTtcgaagagagagaattgcaGAGAGAATGAAAGCCCTGCAAGAACTCGTTCCCAACGCAAACAAg ACAGATAAGGCTTCAATGCTGGATGAGATCATCGACTACGTTAAATTCCTGCAGCTCCAAGTCAAG GTTCTGAGCATGAGCAGGTTAGGGGGTGCAGCTGCGGTTGCTCCTCTCGTTGCTGACGTGTCCGCTGAG GGTGGTGGTGAGTGTATGCAAGGTGGGCGGAGTTCAAACGGCAGTGGAGGAAACCAAACGGCGTCGTCGAACGACAGCGTGACGGTGACGGAACAGCAGGTGGCGAGGCTGATGGAGAAGGATATGGGATCGGCGATGCAGTATTTGCAAGGGAAAGGACTCTGTCTTATGCCGATATCACTGGCAACAGCGATTTCGACGTCCACGTGTCCCTCGAGGAATCCGATTATCAACGGCAGCGCCGGGCACCCAATGATGGGATCAAACGGCGAAGGGCCGTCGTCGCCGAGCATGTCGGTGTTAACAGTGCAGTCGACGAGCATGGGAAACGGATCCGTCAAGGACGCGGCCTCcgattga